In the Caballeronia sp. LZ062 genome, one interval contains:
- a CDS encoding solute carrier family 23 protein, translating to MSDSYFPRWPEQPNAEGGRVVGPDERLPWPQMIAMGVQHVVAMFGSTVLAPLLMGFDPNLCIFMSGIGTLLFFVLVGGRVPSYLGSSFAFIGLVIAVTGYGGHGLNANIPVALGGIIACGVAYAVIGAIVAAIGTRWIEALMPPVVTGSIVCVIGLNLAPIAVKGVSGSNFDSWMALVTVLCVGGVAVFARGMAQRLLILIGLAIAYIIYAVLTNGMGMGKPIDFAIVSNAAWFGLPHFTAPVFQPQAMTLLAPIAIILVAENLGHIKAVGAMTGRSLDKYIGRAFIGDGLATIVSGFAGGTGVTTYAENIGVMAVTKIYSTLVFVIAALFAIVLGFSPKFGALIQTIPGPVLGGVSIVVFGLIAVTGARIWVVNKVDFSDNRNLIVAAVTLVLGAGDFTLKLGGFALGGIGTATFGAIIFYAILRRRGAGVV from the coding sequence ATGTCCGATTCCTATTTCCCGCGCTGGCCCGAGCAGCCGAATGCCGAAGGCGGGCGCGTCGTCGGGCCTGACGAGCGCCTGCCCTGGCCGCAAATGATCGCGATGGGCGTCCAGCACGTCGTCGCGATGTTCGGCTCCACCGTCCTCGCGCCGCTCCTGATGGGCTTCGATCCGAATCTCTGCATCTTCATGTCCGGCATCGGCACGCTGCTGTTCTTCGTGCTCGTCGGCGGGCGCGTGCCGAGCTATCTCGGCTCCAGCTTCGCGTTCATCGGTCTCGTGATCGCGGTCACGGGCTACGGCGGGCACGGTCTCAACGCGAACATTCCAGTCGCGCTCGGCGGCATCATCGCGTGCGGCGTGGCGTATGCGGTCATCGGCGCAATCGTCGCGGCCATCGGCACGCGCTGGATCGAAGCGCTGATGCCGCCCGTCGTCACCGGCTCCATCGTCTGCGTGATCGGCCTGAATCTCGCGCCCATCGCCGTGAAAGGCGTGAGCGGCAGCAACTTCGACTCGTGGATGGCGCTCGTCACCGTGCTGTGCGTGGGCGGCGTCGCGGTCTTTGCGCGCGGCATGGCGCAGCGGCTCTTGATTCTGATCGGCCTCGCGATTGCCTACATCATCTACGCGGTGCTGACGAACGGCATGGGCATGGGCAAGCCCATCGACTTCGCCATCGTCTCGAACGCCGCGTGGTTCGGCTTGCCGCACTTCACCGCGCCCGTGTTCCAGCCGCAGGCGATGACGCTGCTTGCGCCCATCGCCATCATTCTCGTCGCGGAAAATCTCGGCCACATCAAGGCGGTCGGCGCGATGACCGGACGCAGCCTCGACAAATACATCGGCCGCGCGTTCATCGGCGACGGCCTGGCGACCATCGTTTCCGGTTTCGCGGGCGGCACGGGCGTCACGACTTACGCGGAAAACATCGGCGTGATGGCGGTCACGAAAATCTACTCGACGCTCGTCTTCGTGATCGCGGCGCTCTTCGCCATCGTGCTCGGCTTTTCGCCGAAGTTCGGCGCGCTGATCCAGACCATCCCCGGCCCTGTGCTCGGCGGCGTGTCGATTGTCGTGTTCGGGCTGATCGCGGTAACGGGCGCGCGCATCTGGGTCGTCAACAAGGTGGACTTTTCGGACAACCGCAATCTGATTGTCGCGGCGGTGACGCTCGTGCTGGGCGCGGGCGATTTCACGCTCAAGCTCGGCGGCTTTGCGCTCGGCGGCATCGGCACCGCGACGTTCGGCGCGATTATTTTCTATGCGATCCTGCGCCGGCGCGGGGCGGGTGTGGTTTGA
- a CDS encoding response regulator transcription factor: MSDNNFLIIDDDEVFSGILARGLARRGYTAHQAHNAEEAVKLANQHKFGQITVDLHLGNDSGLRLVAPLRDLQPDARILVLTGYASIATAVQAVKDGADNYLAKPANVESILLALQEEASEQTAEEAIEHPTLLSVARLEWEHIQRALAENNGNISATARALNMHRRTLQRKLAKKPVRQ; this comes from the coding sequence ATGAGCGATAACAACTTCCTGATCATCGACGACGACGAGGTCTTCTCGGGCATTCTCGCGCGCGGACTGGCGCGTCGCGGCTACACGGCGCATCAGGCGCACAACGCGGAGGAAGCCGTGAAGCTCGCGAATCAGCACAAGTTCGGTCAGATCACGGTGGACCTGCATCTGGGCAACGATTCCGGGCTGCGCCTCGTTGCGCCGTTGCGCGACCTGCAGCCGGACGCGCGCATTCTCGTGCTGACCGGCTACGCGAGCATTGCGACGGCCGTGCAGGCGGTGAAAGACGGCGCGGACAACTATCTGGCGAAGCCCGCGAATGTAGAGTCGATTCTGCTGGCGCTTCAGGAAGAGGCGAGTGAGCAGACGGCCGAGGAAGCCATCGAGCATCCGACGCTGCTTTCGGTCGCACGGCTCGAGTGGGAACACATTCAGCGGGCGCTGGCGGAGAACAACGGCAATATCTCGGCAACGGCGCGCGCGCTCAACATGCACCGCCGCACGTTGCAACGGAAGCTGGCGAAGAAGCCGGTGCGCCAGTAG
- a CDS encoding ATP-binding protein, protein MHRITNTGRVNLGHLFWLRSLAIIGQLTTIAVVQISFGANLPLPAMLLVIALEMVFNGLTWLRVARARPETNLELFGQMCVDLGALSALLFLSGGATNPFVTLYLPSLAIAAAILPWHMMACLALFAVACYALLSYNYVPLNIENPANLFDYFRLGLWVNFMVSVGLIGWFVARMSRALRVRDAALADAQQRHLRDERAVALGVQAATVAHEMGTPLSTIAMLSEELRDAAAHDRNLAPYADDFELLEQQMALCTSALARLRSRASGPSNRQALDEWLASFIEQWRLRHPQVKFEQVGDAPAGASIDDAVAVGQILTILLDNAARASSEFVTLQANAETEDGARYVRFEVCDRGPGIPPALRGSLGAGPVDSTQGGHGVGLYLAFAAAARLNGSIDLFEGEPRGTRAVLKVPNRGAAAAPVAAARMESSGAA, encoded by the coding sequence ATGCATCGCATAACGAATACCGGTCGCGTCAACCTCGGCCATCTCTTCTGGCTCCGTTCGCTCGCGATCATCGGCCAGTTGACGACCATCGCCGTCGTGCAGATTTCGTTCGGCGCGAATCTGCCGCTGCCGGCCATGTTGCTCGTGATCGCGCTGGAAATGGTCTTCAACGGGCTGACGTGGCTGCGCGTCGCGCGGGCGCGCCCGGAGACGAATCTCGAACTCTTCGGGCAGATGTGCGTCGATCTCGGCGCGCTCTCGGCGTTGCTCTTCTTGTCTGGCGGCGCGACCAATCCGTTCGTCACGCTGTATCTGCCGTCGCTTGCCATTGCCGCCGCCATTCTGCCGTGGCACATGATGGCGTGTCTCGCGCTCTTTGCCGTCGCGTGTTACGCGCTTCTCAGCTACAACTACGTGCCGCTCAATATCGAGAATCCGGCGAATCTCTTCGATTATTTCCGCCTCGGCCTGTGGGTCAACTTCATGGTGAGCGTGGGCTTGATCGGATGGTTCGTCGCGCGGATGTCGAGGGCGCTGCGCGTGCGTGACGCCGCGCTCGCCGACGCGCAGCAGCGTCATTTGCGCGATGAACGCGCCGTCGCGCTCGGCGTGCAGGCGGCGACCGTCGCGCACGAAATGGGCACGCCGCTCTCCACCATTGCCATGCTTTCCGAAGAATTGCGCGACGCCGCCGCGCATGACCGCAATCTCGCGCCCTACGCCGACGACTTCGAATTGCTCGAACAGCAAATGGCGCTGTGCACGTCGGCGCTCGCACGGCTGCGCAGCCGCGCGAGCGGGCCGTCGAACCGGCAGGCGCTCGACGAATGGCTCGCGAGCTTCATCGAGCAATGGCGGCTGCGTCATCCGCAGGTGAAGTTCGAGCAGGTGGGCGACGCGCCGGCTGGCGCGTCCATCGACGACGCGGTGGCCGTCGGCCAGATCCTCACGATTCTGCTCGACAACGCCGCGCGCGCGAGCAGCGAATTCGTGACGCTGCAAGCCAACGCGGAAACCGAAGACGGCGCGCGCTACGTGCGCTTCGAAGTGTGCGATCGCGGTCCGGGCATTCCGCCCGCGCTGCGCGGCTCGCTCGGCGCAGGACCGGTCGACAGCACGCAGGGCGGCCACGGCGTCGGGCTCTATCTGGCGTTCGCGGCGGCGGCGCGGCTCAACGGTTCCATCGACCTGTTCGAGGGCGAGCCGCGCGGCACGCGTGCCGTGCTCAAGGTGCCGAATCGGGGCGCGGCGGCGGCGCCGGTTGCGGCGGCGCGTATGGAATCAAGCGGCGCGGCGTAA
- a CDS encoding cysteine-rich CWC family protein: MTKTPPRTDGRSAVCTRCGATFRCGSVAGDAGCWCASLPALPPERLRDGDTCLCRACLLAELAKSGTPG; encoded by the coding sequence ATGACGAAAACACCGCCTCGAACCGACGGGCGGTCCGCCGTCTGCACCCGCTGCGGCGCGACGTTCCGATGCGGCTCGGTCGCGGGCGACGCCGGCTGCTGGTGCGCGTCGCTGCCCGCGCTGCCACCCGAGCGTCTGCGCGACGGCGACACGTGTCTGTGCCGCGCATGTCTGCTCGCGGAATTAGCGAAGTCCGGGACGCCGGGATAG
- the argB gene encoding acetylglutamate kinase, whose product MSDLPDLTQIAPTLKAEILAEALPYIRQYHGKTVVIKYGGNAMTEERLKQGFARDVILLKLVGINPVIVHGGGPQIDQALKKIGKQGTFIQGMRVTDEETMEVVEWVLGGEVQQDIVTLINHFGGHAVGLTGKDGGLIHARKLMMPDRDNPGQFIDIGQVGEVEAINPAVVKALQDDAFIPVISPIGFGEDGLSYNINADLVAGKLAVVLNAEKLVMMTNIPGVMDKEGNLLTDLSAREIDALFADGTISGGMLPKISSALDAAKSGVRSVHIIDGRIEHSVLLEILTEQPFGTMIRSH is encoded by the coding sequence ATGTCCGACCTTCCCGACCTCACGCAGATCGCGCCTACCCTGAAAGCTGAAATACTGGCCGAGGCGCTGCCCTATATTCGTCAATATCACGGCAAGACGGTCGTGATCAAATACGGCGGCAATGCCATGACCGAAGAGCGCCTGAAGCAAGGCTTCGCGCGCGACGTCATTCTGCTGAAGCTCGTCGGTATCAACCCGGTGATCGTCCACGGCGGCGGCCCGCAGATCGACCAGGCGCTGAAGAAAATCGGCAAGCAGGGCACGTTCATTCAGGGCATGCGCGTTACCGACGAAGAGACGATGGAAGTCGTCGAGTGGGTGCTCGGCGGCGAAGTGCAGCAGGACATCGTCACGCTCATCAATCACTTCGGCGGCCACGCGGTCGGCCTCACCGGCAAAGACGGCGGACTTATCCACGCGCGAAAGCTGATGATGCCGGACCGCGACAATCCGGGACAGTTCATCGACATCGGGCAAGTGGGCGAAGTCGAAGCCATTAACCCGGCTGTGGTGAAGGCGCTTCAGGACGACGCGTTCATTCCGGTGATCTCGCCTATCGGCTTCGGCGAAGACGGCCTCTCCTACAACATCAACGCGGATCTCGTGGCGGGCAAGCTGGCGGTCGTGCTGAACGCCGAAAAGCTCGTCATGATGACCAACATTCCCGGCGTGATGGACAAGGAAGGCAATCTGCTCACGGACCTTTCGGCGCGCGAAATCGACGCGCTTTTCGCCGACGGCACCATTTCCGGCGGCATGCTGCCGAAAATCTCGTCGGCGCTGGATGCCGCTAAGAGCGGCGTGCGCTCGGTGCACATCATCGACGGGCGCATCGAGCATTCGGTGCTGCTGGAAATCCTGACCGAACAGCCGTTCGGCACGATGATTCGCTCGCATTGA
- a CDS encoding pyrimidine 5'-nucleotidase — translation MNLHTTSRRRRVEPRVPVWLFDLDNTLHHASHQIFPAINRAMTQYIMDRLGVDVDEANRLRVGYTVRYGATLVGLVKHHGVDPADFLHVVHTFADLPSMLRAERGIGRTLRALPGRKIVLTNAPSVYARAVLAELGIERLFERVIAIEDMREGDRWRSKPDAPMLRRAMRRAHVRLADAILVEDTRGHLKSYRRLGIRTVWIVGHLPAARTSAGAVSARLPGTGRPHYVDRTVQSLRALTLGMRGGALGRRAAGG, via the coding sequence ATGAATTTGCATACGACTTCTCGCCGCCGCCGCGTCGAACCGCGCGTCCCGGTCTGGCTCTTCGATCTCGACAACACGCTGCATCACGCGTCGCATCAGATCTTCCCGGCCATCAATCGCGCGATGACGCAGTACATCATGGACCGGCTCGGCGTGGATGTGGACGAGGCGAATCGGCTGCGCGTCGGCTATACGGTGCGGTACGGCGCGACGCTCGTCGGGCTCGTGAAGCATCACGGCGTCGATCCGGCCGACTTTCTGCACGTCGTCCACACATTCGCCGATCTTCCGTCGATGCTGCGCGCCGAACGCGGTATCGGCCGAACGCTGCGCGCGCTGCCGGGCCGCAAGATCGTGCTGACCAACGCGCCGTCCGTGTACGCGCGCGCCGTGCTCGCGGAACTCGGCATCGAGCGGCTGTTCGAGCGCGTGATCGCGATCGAGGACATGCGCGAAGGCGACCGCTGGCGCTCGAAGCCCGACGCGCCGATGCTTCGCCGTGCGATGCGGCGCGCGCACGTGCGCCTCGCCGATGCGATTCTGGTCGAAGACACGCGCGGGCATTTGAAGAGCTATCGGCGGCTCGGCATCCGTACTGTGTGGATCGTCGGGCATCTGCCGGCGGCGCGCACGTCGGCGGGCGCGGTCTCCGCGCGCTTGCCTGGTACGGGCAGGCCGCACTACGTGGACCGCACGGTGCAGTCCTTGCGGGCGCTGACGCTCGGCATGCGCGGCGGCGCGCTCGGGCGGCGGGCGGCGGGCGGCTAA
- a CDS encoding type II toxin-antitoxin system RelE/ParE family toxin: MKTVFLDPVRQDLQDFRRYVINKFGGTAWKVTRDKIADAVADIEASSRKGATPPELVDFRMTGYYEVVSGTNRIIYKVDDDTIYVHLVVDSRSDLEDILARRLFRI, encoded by the coding sequence ATGAAGACCGTCTTTCTCGATCCCGTCCGGCAGGACTTGCAGGACTTCCGGCGCTATGTCATCAACAAGTTCGGCGGCACCGCATGGAAAGTGACGCGCGACAAGATAGCGGATGCTGTCGCGGACATCGAGGCTTCCTCGCGCAAGGGCGCGACGCCGCCCGAACTCGTCGACTTTCGCATGACGGGCTATTACGAAGTCGTTAGCGGGACGAATCGAATCATCTACAAGGTCGACGACGACACGATCTACGTGCATCTCGTCGTCGATAGTCGTTCGGACCTCGAAGACATTCTCGCGCGGCGGCTTTTCCGAATTTAG
- a CDS encoding type II toxin-antitoxin system Phd/YefM family antitoxin, which produces MKPSRVRPLSHLKSRAAEMIRNVVESREPMLITQNGEAKVVVQDVQSYEDLHQTVALLKILAMGQKYIEAGHCISAVDFFAEIERLDKEEGLK; this is translated from the coding sequence ATGAAACCGAGTCGCGTCAGACCGCTGAGTCATTTGAAGAGCCGCGCAGCCGAGATGATCCGCAACGTCGTGGAAAGCCGCGAGCCGATGCTCATCACACAGAACGGCGAAGCGAAAGTCGTCGTGCAGGACGTGCAGTCCTACGAGGATCTGCATCAGACCGTGGCGCTGCTCAAGATTCTCGCGATGGGACAGAAGTACATCGAGGCGGGACATTGCATCAGCGCGGTCGATTTTTTCGCTGAGATCGAGCGGCTCGACAAGGAAGAGGGCCTCAAATGA
- a CDS encoding homoserine O-acetyltransferase has translation MESIGIVTPQTLRFSEPLVLQSGSSLGDYELVVETYGELNAARSNAVLVCHALNASHHVAGVYADNPKDVGWWDNMVGPGKPLDTNRFFVIGVNNFGSCFGSTGPMSIDRTTGKPYGARFPVVTVEDWVHAQARVADRFGIERFAAVMGGSLGGMQALAWSLMYPERLGHCIVIASTPKLSAQNIAFNETARSAILSDPDFHGGDYYAHGVKPRRGLRVARMIGHITYLSDDDMAVKFGRALRRAEGALDAYNFNFDVEFEVESYLRYQADKFAEYFDANTYLLITRALDYFDPAKAYDGDLTQALGRTKAKYLIASFTTDWRFAPARSREIVKALLDNKRTVSYAEIDAPHGHDAFLLDDARYHNLMRAYYERIATEIGA, from the coding sequence ATGGAATCCATCGGCATCGTCACTCCCCAAACCTTGCGCTTTTCCGAGCCGCTCGTGCTTCAGAGCGGCAGTTCGCTCGGCGACTACGAACTCGTCGTCGAAACGTACGGTGAGCTCAACGCCGCGCGCTCGAACGCGGTGCTCGTCTGCCATGCGCTCAACGCGTCGCATCATGTCGCGGGCGTCTACGCCGACAATCCGAAGGACGTCGGCTGGTGGGACAACATGGTCGGGCCCGGCAAGCCGCTCGACACCAATCGCTTCTTCGTGATCGGCGTGAACAACTTCGGCTCGTGCTTCGGCTCGACCGGGCCGATGAGCATCGACCGCACGACCGGCAAGCCCTACGGCGCGCGCTTTCCCGTGGTCACGGTGGAAGACTGGGTGCATGCGCAGGCGCGCGTCGCCGACCGCTTCGGCATCGAGCGATTCGCCGCCGTCATGGGCGGCAGTCTCGGCGGCATGCAGGCGCTCGCGTGGAGCCTCATGTACCCGGAGCGGCTCGGGCATTGCATCGTGATCGCTTCGACGCCGAAGCTCTCGGCGCAGAACATCGCGTTCAACGAAACCGCGCGCTCCGCGATTCTCTCGGACCCCGACTTCCACGGCGGCGACTATTACGCGCACGGCGTGAAGCCGCGCCGGGGCTTGCGTGTCGCGCGCATGATCGGCCACATCACGTATCTCTCAGACGACGACATGGCCGTGAAATTCGGCCGCGCACTGCGCCGTGCAGAAGGCGCGCTCGACGCGTACAACTTCAACTTCGACGTGGAGTTCGAAGTGGAGTCGTATCTGCGCTATCAGGCGGACAAGTTCGCCGAATACTTCGACGCCAACACGTACTTGCTCATCACGCGCGCGCTCGATTATTTCGACCCCGCCAAAGCCTACGACGGCGATCTCACGCAGGCGCTCGGCCGCACGAAGGCGAAGTATCTGATCGCGAGCTTCACGACGGACTGGCGTTTCGCGCCCGCGCGTTCGCGCGAAATCGTGAAGGCGTTGCTCGACAACAAGCGCACGGTGAGCTACGCCGAAATCGACGCGCCGCACGGCCACGACGCCTTCCTGCTCGACGATGCGCGCTATCACAACCTGATGCGCGCCTACTACGAACGCATTGCCACGGAGATCGGCGCATGA
- the metW gene encoding methionine biosynthesis protein MetW → MNQNTLDSLALRSDFRAIARWVEPRSTVLDLGCGDGSLLALLAEELEVNGYGIEINDAGVLACAQKGVNVIQQNLEDGLRLFEDDSFDFAILSQTLQTIHQTAAILRETVRVGRECIVSFPNFGYWPHRLSVIQGRMPVSKSLPYQWHNTPNVRVLTIKDFEALAPEVGIEILDRVVLHGGQAIRWGANWRGSLAVYRVKRR, encoded by the coding sequence ATGAACCAGAACACGCTTGATTCGCTCGCGCTGCGCTCGGACTTCCGGGCAATCGCTCGCTGGGTCGAACCGCGCTCGACCGTGCTCGATCTCGGCTGCGGTGACGGTTCGCTGCTCGCGCTGCTCGCCGAAGAGCTGGAAGTGAACGGCTACGGCATCGAAATCAACGACGCCGGCGTGCTCGCGTGCGCGCAGAAAGGCGTCAACGTGATTCAGCAGAATCTCGAAGACGGTCTGCGCCTCTTCGAAGACGACAGCTTCGACTTTGCCATCCTCTCGCAGACGCTGCAGACCATTCATCAAACGGCGGCGATCTTGCGTGAAACGGTGCGCGTGGGGCGCGAATGCATCGTCTCGTTTCCGAACTTCGGGTATTGGCCGCACCGGCTTTCGGTCATTCAGGGCCGCATGCCGGTGTCGAAGTCGCTGCCGTATCAGTGGCACAACACGCCGAACGTGCGGGTGCTGACCATCAAGGACTTCGAGGCGCTCGCGCCGGAAGTGGGCATCGAGATTCTGGACCGCGTGGTGCTGCACGGCGGGCAGGCCATCCGTTGGGGCGCGAACTGGCGTGGTAGTCTTGCGGTCTATCGCGTGAAGCGCCGGTGA
- a CDS encoding AmpG family muropeptide MFS transporter, protein MPDTPHEAPALTAHEEHPRWHAFLNARILICVFLGFTSGLPLFTLLSLLQAWLTKEHIDVKQIGLFALLGLPYTWKFVWAPLMDRYVPRLPFWRPGRRRGWMLVTQVLVALAIGAFGFVSPSQDIWTVAAIAGLLALFSASQDIAIDAYRRELLEDTEQGLGNAVHVNAYKVAGLVPGSLALILAGFLPWKTVFIVTALFMVPGIVTTLVVKEPAVHGTPPKSLRDAVIEPFHEFVTRDGWRSALLVLGFIFLYKLGDTMATALATKFFLDLGFTTLQLGVIAKTVAFWTSLAGGIIGGVFLVKIGIARGLWIFGVLQIVATFGFAWLAKIGPSPVALAVLYGFETFATGLTLATFTAYIASTTDPRYTATQFALFTSLSAVPRTVVSALSGFIVARTGWFEYFLVCIALSIPGMLLLPIIAPWRPKR, encoded by the coding sequence ATGCCCGACACGCCACACGAGGCGCCCGCTCTAACTGCTCACGAAGAACATCCCCGCTGGCACGCGTTTCTCAACGCGCGCATCCTGATCTGCGTCTTTCTCGGCTTTACGTCGGGATTGCCGCTTTTCACGTTGTTGAGTCTGTTGCAGGCGTGGCTCACGAAAGAGCACATCGACGTCAAACAGATCGGTCTGTTCGCGCTGCTCGGGCTGCCCTATACGTGGAAGTTCGTCTGGGCGCCGCTGATGGACCGTTACGTGCCGCGTCTGCCGTTCTGGCGGCCGGGCCGGCGGCGCGGCTGGATGCTCGTCACGCAAGTGCTCGTCGCGCTGGCCATCGGCGCATTCGGCTTCGTTTCACCGAGTCAGGACATCTGGACGGTGGCCGCCATCGCCGGCTTGCTCGCGTTGTTCAGCGCGAGCCAGGACATCGCGATCGACGCGTACCGGCGCGAACTGCTCGAGGATACGGAGCAAGGACTGGGCAACGCGGTTCACGTGAACGCGTACAAAGTGGCCGGCCTCGTGCCGGGTTCGCTCGCGCTGATTCTCGCGGGCTTCTTGCCGTGGAAGACGGTGTTTATCGTGACGGCGCTGTTCATGGTGCCGGGCATCGTGACCACGCTCGTCGTGAAGGAGCCGGCCGTTCACGGCACGCCGCCGAAAAGCCTGCGCGATGCGGTCATCGAGCCGTTCCACGAATTCGTCACGCGCGACGGCTGGCGCTCCGCGCTTCTCGTGCTCGGCTTCATCTTTCTGTACAAGCTCGGCGACACCATGGCGACCGCGCTCGCCACCAAGTTCTTCCTCGACCTCGGCTTCACGACATTGCAGCTCGGCGTGATCGCGAAGACGGTCGCGTTCTGGACGAGTCTCGCGGGCGGCATCATCGGCGGCGTGTTTCTGGTGAAGATCGGCATTGCGCGCGGGCTGTGGATTTTCGGCGTCTTGCAGATCGTCGCGACATTCGGCTTCGCGTGGCTCGCGAAGATCGGCCCCTCGCCGGTCGCGCTCGCGGTGCTGTACGGCTTCGAGACGTTCGCCACGGGACTCACGCTCGCCACGTTTACCGCGTACATCGCGAGCACCACCGACCCGCGCTATACCGCGACGCAGTTCGCGCTTTTCACGAGCCTCTCGGCGGTTCCGCGCACCGTCGTCTCGGCGCTGAGCGGCTTCATCGTCGCGCGGACGGGCTGGTTCGAATACTTCCTCGTCTGCATCGCGCTGTCGATTCCGGGCATGTTACTGTTGCCGATAATCGCGCCCTGGAGACCAAAACGATGA
- a CDS encoding M48 family metallopeptidase, giving the protein MSTHRARRALARTLLCALAYASLASPCARAQDEERAPAPYAAPNNQIRFGNTALFRNLIPPAALEQQSADAYAAIIYDAEHSKRLLPNDNALVKRVRDIANHEIPFALKWNDRSKNWKWEINVVRSNEIRMYCLPGGKIVVYSGLIEKLHLNDNEIGMMMGHEIAHALREHARERLGRQQAEQLTAGTMPQLFGFADVGSTPLGIGDQLLAMRYSPADETEADVIGSEIASRAGYDPRAAVTLWNKIDTATRRQDNGFVWMHPYGPDRKQDLEKRMPDMMPLYAKAVGKSIDALPNYAGMGKFKKSGR; this is encoded by the coding sequence ATGTCGACCCACCGCGCGCGCCGCGCGCTCGCGCGCACGCTTCTTTGCGCGCTGGCGTATGCGTCGCTCGCATCGCCGTGCGCGCGTGCGCAGGACGAAGAGCGCGCTCCCGCGCCTTACGCCGCGCCGAACAACCAGATTCGCTTCGGCAACACCGCGCTCTTTCGCAATCTCATTCCGCCTGCGGCGCTCGAACAGCAGTCCGCCGACGCCTACGCCGCGATCATCTACGACGCGGAGCACAGCAAGCGGCTGCTGCCGAACGACAACGCGCTGGTGAAGCGCGTGCGCGATATCGCGAATCACGAGATTCCGTTTGCGCTCAAGTGGAACGACCGCTCGAAGAACTGGAAGTGGGAAATAAACGTCGTGCGGTCGAACGAGATCCGCATGTACTGTCTGCCGGGCGGCAAGATCGTCGTCTATAGCGGCTTGATCGAGAAGCTGCATCTCAACGACAACGAAATCGGCATGATGATGGGCCACGAGATCGCGCACGCGCTGCGCGAACACGCCCGCGAGCGGTTGGGCCGCCAGCAGGCCGAGCAACTGACCGCGGGAACGATGCCGCAGCTTTTCGGCTTCGCGGATGTCGGCTCGACGCCGCTCGGCATTGGCGATCAACTGCTTGCCATGCGCTATTCGCCTGCCGACGAAACCGAAGCCGACGTGATCGGCAGCGAAATTGCCTCGCGCGCGGGCTATGATCCGCGCGCCGCCGTCACGCTGTGGAACAAGATCGATACGGCCACGCGCCGCCAGGACAACGGCTTCGTCTGGATGCACCCGTACGGGCCGGACCGCAAGCAGGATCTGGAGAAACGCATGCCCGACATGATGCCGCTTTACGCGAAGGCCGTCGGCAAGAGCATCGATGCGTTGCCGAACTACGCGGGCATGGGCAAGTTCAAGAAAAGCGGGCGGTAG